One sulfur-oxidizing endosymbiont of Gigantopelta aegis genomic region harbors:
- the rodA gene encoding rod shape-determining protein RodA: MASRASQQGLFFRLHIDLTLLMSLIALIVLGQIILYSASGESIATMQRQGIRLGIAFVVMLAIAQVSPDTMRRWSPILFIIGAIMLIAVLLVGTKALGAQRWLNLGFFRFQPSEMMKLAVPMMLAWYLSSGHIPPRNRHLLVALVLLLLPVLLIAKQPDLGTSLLVSSAGLFVIFMAGVSWRLIAGFIFVGIAFTVPMWLFLMHDYQRQRVLTMLNPESDPLGSGYHIIQSKIAIGSGGSFGKGWLNGTQSHLEFLPERHTDFIFSVFAEEFGFSGVLLLLSLYLFIIFRGVYITTQAHGTFARLLGASIVLTFLIYVFVNIGMVSGILPVVGVPLPLVSYGGTSIVTLMAGFGILMSIHTHRKLLAH, translated from the coding sequence ATGGCTAGTCGCGCCTCACAACAAGGCTTATTTTTTCGCTTACACATCGATCTTACTTTACTCATGAGTTTAATTGCCCTCATTGTTTTAGGACAAATTATCCTCTATAGCGCCAGCGGAGAAAGCATTGCCACTATGCAACGCCAGGGCATTCGTCTTGGCATCGCTTTTGTTGTTATGCTGGCAATCGCTCAGGTATCGCCTGATACCATGCGCCGTTGGTCGCCGATTTTGTTTATTATCGGTGCCATTATGCTTATTGCCGTATTATTAGTCGGAACCAAGGCGCTCGGGGCACAGCGCTGGCTAAATTTAGGCTTTTTTCGTTTTCAGCCCTCTGAAATGATGAAACTCGCCGTACCGATGATGCTGGCCTGGTACTTATCCAGCGGTCATATCCCGCCACGCAATCGCCACTTGCTTGTGGCACTGGTGTTATTATTATTGCCAGTATTACTCATTGCCAAGCAACCCGACTTAGGCACATCCTTATTGGTCAGTAGTGCCGGTTTATTCGTTATTTTTATGGCCGGAGTCTCCTGGCGTTTAATTGCCGGATTTATCTTTGTTGGCATCGCATTCACTGTACCAATGTGGCTATTTTTGATGCATGATTATCAACGCCAGCGGGTACTCACCATGCTCAATCCAGAATCTGATCCACTCGGTAGTGGCTATCACATTATTCAATCAAAAATAGCCATCGGCTCCGGGGGCAGCTTTGGTAAAGGCTGGCTCAATGGCACACAGTCTCATTTGGAATTCTTACCCGAGCGTCATACCGATTTTATTTTTTCAGTATTTGCAGAAGAATTTGGCTTTAGTGGGGTATTATTATTACTATCTCTTTATCTCTTTATTATTTTTCGCGGTGTTTATATCACCACTCAGGCACATGGCACCTTCGCACGTTTGCTCGGTGCCAGTATTGTACTAACATTTTTAATTTATGTGTTCGTTAATATTGGTATGGTCAGTGGCATCCTACCCGTCGTGGGCGTACCATTGCCCTTGGTCAGTTATGGTGGCACGTCCATTGTGACTCTAATGGCTGGATTTGGTATTTTGATGTCTATTCATACCCATAGGAAATTATTAGCGCACTAG
- the mltB gene encoding lytic murein transglycosylase B — translation MLAQPSTRFIMLSILGLFLIVINSANAATLNKDPEVQQFINEMVQTHQFSKSELDKVFAQVKIKQKILDAISRPAERSKAWHEYRKIFLTKKRIKQGVKFWQDNTDIINYAEKVYGVAPEIMVAIIGVETYYGRLQGSYRVMDALSTLAFRYPKRSKFFRGELKHFLIMNREQKFDPLSRKGSYAGAMGMGQFIPSSFQSYAVDFDGDGEKDIWKNNADAIGSVANYFKRHGWKKGQPVADQLNPMKDTLLTDKDRCKRSCKPKLTVAAFKQKGLTGDTAVTDETKAILLLLKQKNSKEYWLGYNNFYVISRYNHSTLYSMAVYQLSQAIKQAKLKAQ, via the coding sequence ATGTTAGCCCAACCCAGTACACGCTTTATCATGTTAAGCATTTTAGGCCTTTTTCTTATTGTCATTAATAGCGCCAATGCCGCTACTCTCAATAAAGATCCCGAAGTACAACAATTTATTAATGAAATGGTACAAACACACCAATTCAGCAAAAGTGAATTAGACAAGGTGTTTGCTCAAGTAAAAATCAAACAAAAAATTCTTGATGCCATTAGCCGTCCGGCTGAAAGAAGTAAGGCATGGCATGAATATAGAAAGATATTTCTAACCAAAAAGCGCATCAAGCAAGGTGTTAAATTTTGGCAGGATAATACTGACATTATCAATTATGCTGAAAAAGTTTATGGTGTTGCCCCGGAAATCATGGTCGCCATTATTGGTGTGGAAACCTATTATGGTCGGCTGCAAGGTAGTTATCGGGTAATGGATGCTTTGTCCACCCTGGCCTTTCGTTATCCTAAACGCAGCAAATTTTTCCGTGGTGAATTAAAGCACTTTCTCATCATGAACCGGGAACAAAAGTTTGACCCATTAAGCCGTAAAGGTTCTTATGCCGGTGCGATGGGTATGGGTCAGTTTATTCCCAGTAGTTTTCAAAGCTATGCCGTGGATTTTGATGGTGATGGCGAAAAAGATATCTGGAAAAATAATGCCGATGCCATTGGCAGTGTGGCAAATTATTTCAAACGTCATGGCTGGAAAAAAGGTCAGCCGGTGGCCGATCAATTGAACCCTATGAAGGACACCCTACTAACAGATAAAGATCGCTGTAAACGTAGCTGTAAGCCTAAACTAACGGTTGCAGCCTTCAAACAAAAGGGACTCACAGGCGACACCGCTGTTACAGATGAGACCAAAGCGATTCTTTTGCTTCTGAAACAAAAAAACAGCAAAGAATATTGGTTGGGCTATAATAACTTTTATGTAATTTCACGTTATAATCATAGCACTCTGTATTCCATGGCCGTTTATCAGCTCAGTCAGGCAATAAAACAGGCTAAATTAAAAGCTCAATAA
- a CDS encoding septal ring lytic transglycosylase RlpA family protein, which produces MIPTETTFRFSAKHATKLIAVIIIAWVLVSCSSSTKTSSSSSGRYSISQDGPPSEYLDVSQIPDAVPKPTKRSKSGNPKSYVVFGKRYYVMDSSKGYKARGIASWYGKKFQGHRTSSGEPYDMHGMTAAHKTLPLPTYVRVTNLKNGRQVVVKVNDRGPFHEGRIIDLSHTAAIKLGVKGTGTGLVEVEAIDPSQSLPAPQASTTATTVPLLPTPAKPIGLYLQLGAFISVQNAMRLKNKVNAALNARNETTLASVSNIEKNGQQYYRVRLGPLSDTDHADTLMQTLTENGFVRHSIVVE; this is translated from the coding sequence ATGATCCCGACAGAAACAACTTTCAGGTTTTCAGCCAAGCATGCGACGAAGCTAATAGCAGTGATAATCATTGCCTGGGTTTTGGTTTCCTGTAGTAGTTCGACAAAAACCAGCAGTTCATCGTCGGGGCGCTATAGCATCAGTCAGGATGGCCCACCCTCTGAATACCTTGATGTTAGCCAAATACCTGATGCCGTCCCCAAACCCACGAAACGCAGCAAGTCTGGCAATCCAAAGTCTTATGTCGTCTTTGGCAAGCGTTATTATGTAATGGACTCCAGTAAGGGCTATAAAGCACGCGGGATTGCCTCATGGTATGGCAAGAAATTTCAAGGTCATCGCACTTCCAGTGGTGAGCCTTATGATATGCACGGCATGACTGCAGCACATAAAACGTTGCCCCTACCCACTTATGTCCGAGTAACCAACTTAAAAAATGGCCGACAAGTTGTCGTCAAGGTCAATGATCGCGGGCCGTTTCATGAAGGTCGTATCATCGACCTGTCACATACTGCTGCGATCAAATTAGGTGTAAAAGGCACTGGCACAGGCTTGGTTGAAGTAGAAGCCATTGATCCTAGTCAGTCTCTTCCTGCTCCACAGGCATCAACTACAGCTACCACTGTCCCCTTATTGCCAACACCGGCAAAACCAATTGGACTGTATCTGCAATTAGGGGCTTTTATTAGCGTTCAAAATGCCATGCGCTTAAAAAACAAAGTCAATGCTGCGCTTAATGCCCGCAATGAAACAACCTTGGCAAGCGTTTCCAATATCGAAAAAAATGGCCAACAATATTACCGCGTCCGTCTTGGTCCCCTGAGTGACACGGATCATGCTGATACATTGATGCAAACACTGACTGAAAATGGCTTTGTTCGACACAGTATTGTTGTGGAATAG
- a CDS encoding D-alanyl-D-alanine carboxypeptidase family protein, producing MKRTLSYFFIAIFALIFTLNAQAAPKIIPKAPTIAAKSYILIDYNSSKVIAQKNADMPVAPASITKVMTAYVIFAELEEGNIQLSDLVTVSKKAWKTPGSRMFIKVNSKVSVEDLLQGMIIQSGNDASVALAEHIAGSEDTFAALMNQHAQELGMSNTHFLNSTGLPNKNHKTSAKDLAILANSLIKRFPQYYKWYSTKEFTYNNIKQSNRNKLLWRDSSVDGMKTGFTDDAGYCLLSSAKRNNMRLISVVLGTNSANARAQESQKLLNFGFRFYESHIVYPAQKTLKSVRVFKGHTKQLPVGVVKDLAVTIPRGQYKNLKPSININMPLVAPIAKGQKLGKVELRLDGKILSISPLVALKAINEGSLWQQAKDSALMMLE from the coding sequence ATGAAACGGACTCTCAGTTATTTCTTTATTGCTATTTTTGCCCTTATCTTTACTCTGAATGCTCAGGCAGCACCCAAAATCATTCCCAAAGCCCCTACGATTGCAGCAAAATCTTATATTTTAATTGATTATAATAGCAGCAAAGTCATTGCTCAAAAGAATGCCGATATGCCGGTAGCACCTGCAAGTATCACCAAAGTCATGACGGCTTATGTCATTTTTGCTGAACTTGAAGAAGGCAATATTCAACTCAGCGATTTGGTCACTGTCAGTAAAAAAGCCTGGAAAACCCCTGGTTCCAGAATGTTCATCAAGGTCAATAGCAAAGTCTCTGTAGAAGATTTATTACAGGGCATGATCATTCAGTCCGGCAATGATGCCAGTGTCGCGCTCGCCGAGCACATTGCCGGTAGCGAAGATACCTTTGCCGCACTCATGAATCAACATGCTCAGGAATTGGGTATGAGCAATACTCACTTTCTCAATAGTACGGGCTTGCCCAATAAAAATCATAAAACCAGTGCTAAAGACCTGGCTATTTTAGCCAACTCTCTGATTAAGCGTTTCCCACAGTATTATAAGTGGTACTCCACTAAAGAATTCACCTATAACAATATAAAACAGTCTAATCGTAATAAATTATTATGGCGTGATAGCTCTGTCGATGGTATGAAAACGGGTTTTACCGATGATGCAGGTTATTGTCTATTGTCTTCAGCCAAGCGCAATAATATGCGTTTAATTTCCGTGGTTTTAGGCACTAATAGTGCCAATGCCCGCGCTCAGGAATCACAAAAATTATTAAATTTTGGCTTTCGTTTTTATGAATCCCATATCGTTTATCCCGCACAAAAAACACTTAAAAGTGTGCGTGTATTCAAGGGGCATACCAAGCAATTGCCGGTCGGTGTCGTTAAGGATCTGGCTGTCACCATTCCTCGTGGCCAATACAAAAACTTAAAACCATCCATTAATATCAACATGCCGCTAGTCGCTCCTATCGCTAAGGGGCAAAAATTGGGCAAGGTTGAGCTGAGATTGGATGGCAAAATATTAAGTATCTCCCCTTTGGTTGCCCTTAAAGCCATCAACGAAGGCAGTCTTTGGCAGCAAGCTAAAGACAGTGCTTTAATGATGCTGGAATAA
- a CDS encoding D-amino acid aminotransferase: MHTPDAEPIAYINGQFIALKDARVSVLDRGFIFGDGIYEVIPVYARQPFRLSHHLQRLENNLREIQIKNPLSSSQWQALIEQLIEKNNYHNQSVYLQITRGVAARDHRFPKQNKPTVFLMTSALEKQAPEIAQQGVAAITLPDNRWLNCHIKSISLLPNVLLRQQALDNNAQEAILIKGGHATEGAASNIFIVQDNCLITPPKSPLLLPGVTRDLVVELAQANDICCQEQAITEAELFNAKEVWLSSSTKKILPVTKLNDKIVGNGLPGSYWQQMITIYQGYIATLNTNTENKQ, translated from the coding sequence ATGCATACACCTGACGCTGAACCGATTGCCTATATCAACGGGCAATTTATTGCCCTTAAAGATGCCCGGGTTTCGGTACTGGATCGAGGCTTTATTTTTGGTGATGGCATTTATGAAGTGATTCCGGTGTATGCACGTCAGCCGTTTCGTTTATCGCACCATTTGCAGCGCCTTGAGAATAATCTCAGGGAAATTCAAATAAAAAACCCTCTGAGTTCGTCACAATGGCAGGCCTTGATTGAGCAATTGATTGAAAAGAACAACTATCACAATCAATCCGTCTATTTACAAATTACCCGTGGTGTTGCTGCCCGTGATCACCGCTTTCCTAAGCAGAACAAGCCCACTGTCTTTTTAATGACTTCAGCGCTGGAAAAACAAGCTCCTGAGATTGCCCAGCAGGGGGTTGCAGCGATTACACTGCCCGATAATCGTTGGCTCAATTGCCATATAAAATCCATTTCCTTACTTCCCAATGTGCTTTTGCGCCAACAAGCACTTGATAATAATGCCCAAGAAGCCATCTTAATCAAAGGCGGTCATGCCACTGAAGGGGCGGCGAGTAATATTTTTATTGTCCAGGATAATTGCCTGATAACGCCCCCTAAAAGTCCTTTGCTCTTACCGGGTGTCACCCGTGATTTAGTCGTAGAATTGGCTCAAGCAAATGATATTTGCTGCCAAGAACAGGCGATTACAGAAGCCGAGTTATTCAATGCTAAGGAAGTCTGGCTCAGCAGTTCAACGAAAAAAATTTTACCTGTCACCAAACTGAATGATAAAATAGTGGGCAATGGCCTGCCCGGGTCTTATTGGCAGCAAATGATTACTATTTATCAAGGCTATATAGCAACACTGAATACCAACACTGAGAACAAGCAATGA
- a CDS encoding YbeD family protein, whose translation MTDEAEQKAQERASQSVDDEQLMHFPCDFAIKVMGENIDDYPAYVLATCQRHVDNVTQQCLHTRPSRNGKYIAVTVKLIATSRQQLDDLYIELNAYPHTKMAL comes from the coding sequence ATGACTGATGAAGCAGAGCAAAAAGCCCAGGAACGCGCTTCACAGAGTGTGGATGATGAGCAACTCATGCACTTCCCCTGTGACTTTGCGATCAAAGTCATGGGTGAAAACATCGATGATTATCCCGCTTATGTCCTCGCCACTTGCCAAAGACATGTGGACAATGTAACTCAGCAATGCCTTCACACCCGCCCCAGCCGCAATGGAAAATACATTGCCGTCACGGTCAAACTCATTGCCACCAGCCGTCAACAATTAGATGATCTCTATATTGAATTAAATGCTTATCCGCATACCAAAATGGCGCTCTAA
- the lipB gene encoding lipoyl(octanoyl) transferase LipB, with protein sequence MSGTDTLQVKLLGLQAYEPVWQAMQALTEQRTAETADEIWLLEHEPVFTLGRNGKQEHILTDTDIPIINIDRGGQVTYHGPGQLIAYLMIDLKRKALGVRKMVTLIEQSIIDTLQEYQLQAQAKSDAPGVYIGDAKIAALGLRIKKGCSFHGLSLNLNMDLIPFQQINPCGYKGLEVVQLSDYIEDVDSVQVQQQLIFHLAKNLAYKAHFISTDKLDFLT encoded by the coding sequence TTGTCTGGGACTGATACACTACAGGTTAAATTATTAGGGCTTCAGGCCTACGAACCTGTCTGGCAAGCGATGCAGGCATTGACCGAGCAACGTACTGCCGAGACCGCAGATGAAATCTGGTTATTGGAACATGAGCCAGTATTTACCTTAGGGCGCAATGGTAAACAGGAGCACATTTTAACTGACACGGACATTCCCATTATCAATATTGATCGCGGCGGGCAGGTGACTTATCACGGTCCAGGGCAATTGATTGCTTATCTGATGATTGATCTGAAGCGCAAAGCCCTTGGGGTGCGCAAAATGGTCACTTTGATCGAACAAAGTATTATTGATACCTTGCAGGAATACCAGCTTCAAGCTCAAGCAAAATCTGATGCCCCCGGCGTTTATATCGGTGATGCAAAAATCGCGGCCTTAGGTTTACGGATCAAAAAAGGTTGTAGTTTTCATGGCCTCAGCCTAAATCTCAATATGGATTTGATACCTTTTCAACAAATTAACCCCTGTGGCTATAAAGGCCTTGAAGTCGTGCAACTTTCTGACTATATTGAAGATGTAGATAGTGTTCAGGTTCAACAACAACTTATTTTCCATTTAGCCAAAAATCTCGCTTATAAGGCTCACTTTATCAGTACCGATAAGCTCGATTTTTTAACCTAA
- a CDS encoding GNAT family N-acetyltransferase — translation MSDNTIIRKANESDLDEILALINSPKADNGTAMEHRDANTVYLSILDDSNYFQVVASTEEGIAGMISLVIIMQMTHEGSTTAFMTDLIIAENIENKNTLAQDLMQYCKDLAQEYGCYKLVCHSDYQTELLTSSCQAIGLEASSPAFVLAE, via the coding sequence ATGTCTGATAATACGATTATAAGAAAGGCCAATGAAAGCGATTTAGATGAGATTTTGGCACTCATTAATTCGCCGAAAGCCGATAATGGCACAGCCATGGAGCACCGTGATGCGAATACGGTTTATCTCTCTATTTTAGACGATTCTAATTATTTTCAGGTCGTTGCTAGTACTGAGGAGGGCATTGCTGGAATGATTAGCCTGGTGATCATTATGCAAATGACCCATGAGGGTTCGACAACCGCTTTTATGACGGATTTGATTATTGCAGAAAATATAGAAAATAAAAACACACTTGCCCAAGACTTAATGCAATATTGCAAAGACTTAGCGCAGGAATATGGCTGTTATAAATTAGTCTGCCATAGTGATTATCAAACCGAGCTACTCACATCATCTTGTCAGGCAATAGGGCTTGAAGCAAGCAGTCCGGCATTTGTTCTAGCTGAATAA
- a CDS encoding sigma-54 interaction domain-containing protein produces MALGNVVEDFAHDQVEQKLIGESPELNAVLWAAKITAASDVTVLIQGESGSGKEVFARLIHNGSQRNKQKLVTVNCAAIPENLAESMLFGHLKGAFTGACANQQGYIQSAHKGTLFLDEIGELSLSVQAKLLRFLESSECQQVGSTCAETVDVRVIVATNRDLRAEIAKGNFREDLFYRLHIVPLEIPALRERTGDLPLLLKHFNQALAKQYGVKPAVYSKSAIKCLKAYSWPGNVRELRNFCERMSILLAGQTIDAENLPAEIRAPKRETAKSLISLPETGLSLEKVEIELIQQALEKTLGNRSRAARLLGLSRDTLLYRMKKYTLS; encoded by the coding sequence ATGGCATTGGGGAATGTAGTGGAAGATTTTGCACACGATCAAGTCGAACAAAAGTTAATCGGTGAATCACCGGAGTTAAATGCGGTGCTATGGGCAGCAAAAATTACTGCCGCATCTGATGTAACCGTATTGATTCAGGGTGAAAGTGGTAGTGGCAAGGAAGTCTTTGCCCGTTTAATCCACAATGGTAGTCAGCGTAATAAGCAAAAATTAGTGACCGTCAATTGTGCCGCAATTCCTGAAAATCTTGCCGAGTCCATGCTCTTTGGCCACCTTAAAGGTGCATTCACGGGTGCTTGTGCTAATCAACAAGGTTATATACAGTCCGCCCACAAAGGCACTTTGTTTTTAGATGAAATTGGTGAGTTGTCACTGTCTGTTCAGGCAAAACTACTGCGTTTTTTAGAATCTTCCGAATGCCAACAAGTTGGCTCAACCTGTGCAGAGACAGTCGATGTACGAGTGATTGTCGCCACTAATCGTGATTTACGGGCCGAAATAGCTAAGGGCAACTTTCGTGAAGATTTATTTTACCGTTTACACATCGTGCCATTAGAAATTCCAGCACTGCGTGAGCGAACCGGTGATTTGCCCCTATTACTGAAGCATTTTAATCAGGCTTTAGCGAAGCAATACGGCGTTAAGCCTGCTGTTTACAGCAAAAGTGCGATTAAGTGTCTTAAGGCTTATTCATGGCCTGGCAACGTGCGTGAATTGCGTAATTTCTGTGAAAGAATGAGCATTTTATTAGCGGGGCAGACAATTGATGCAGAAAATCTACCCGCAGAAATTAGAGCGCCTAAAAGAGAGACTGCTAAGAGCCTCATTTCATTACCGGAAACGGGCTTGTCTTTGGAAAAAGTTGAGATCGAGCTGATACAGCAAGCACTGGAAAAAACCTTGGGCAATCGTAGTCGAGCAGCAAGACTATTAGGCTTAAGTCGTGATACATTACTTTATCGTATGAAGAAATATACCCTGAGTTAA
- a CDS encoding nucleoside deaminase — protein sequence MSKTPTHQFMQSAIKLASQSIQQQGGPFGAVIVKDNKIIGRGSNQVTRHHDPTAHAEVEAIRDACHTLQSHSLQGCTLYASSEPCPMCLSAIYWAHLDGVYYANAYAQASKIGFDDAFIFQELSLPHSEKKLPIEQIHAPDLLNEAQNVFKQWENSPDKKAY from the coding sequence ATGAGCAAAACACCCACACATCAATTTATGCAATCGGCTATCAAACTGGCCAGTCAATCCATACAGCAACAGGGTGGCCCGTTTGGCGCGGTCATCGTTAAAGACAACAAAATTATCGGTCGAGGCAGCAATCAAGTGACCAGGCATCATGATCCCACAGCCCATGCTGAAGTTGAGGCCATCCGTGATGCTTGCCACACGTTACAATCCCACTCACTGCAAGGCTGTACGCTCTATGCCAGCAGTGAGCCATGCCCGATGTGCCTCTCGGCCATTTATTGGGCGCATCTTGATGGCGTTTATTATGCCAATGCCTATGCACAGGCCAGTAAAATTGGTTTTGATGATGCTTTTATTTTTCAAGAATTGAGCCTCCCCCATAGCGAAAAAAAACTCCCCATTGAGCAAATTCATGCCCCTGATTTATTAAACGAAGCACAGAATGTTTTTAAACAATGGGAAAATTCACCCGATAAAAAAGCCTATTAA
- a CDS encoding LPS-assembly protein LptD, whose protein sequence is MLSSTAIADVYQSNGWQCQPLADGKWNCAVADGPLAPQLDSISGKRIIPQPVAAVVIAKPSFPEPDFSDPNVGPTGGGTVVQPRLKAISGAASGLWSSCAVKPLAEYDRKSMAAQADESTNVEADDAQSPDSEQINFSGNVVITKNIQKLTSDQATYNKTSGMFNAEGNVIITEPNMVLRGDTARYQTDDRKGRVDNAIYELPARPAQGIADNIRFKPGEIDLENPTYSTCPVGDQDWVISADEMKLYTEEGYGVARGAVMRFKGFPIAYTPYISFPLNDDRKSGFLMPTVGNSDTNGVEIATPYYFNIAPDQDATITPRLLSDRGLMLGGEYRYLSDNQSGEVYAEWLNDRSYDDKRDAVDVALREGPINATGKVVPKDISKNRGAFSLQQRANWQNGWSGNVDYNYVSDRYYLDDFGNNLRDKSQTHLLREGSLNYNGSIFDFTARAQGYQELQANRHTYSRLPQLLLSGDDSFTPFGIDLDAGFTSEFVMFAQNWEDTVYDQNDDIERVEGSRLHIKPSLSVPFKNSYAYLTPKVSLDMVTYNLDNEDQDVRYGGSVSNPNGTILTDDSPSRVEPIVSIDSGLFFDRNLTLFDTSLQQTLEPRLFYLYVPEDNQSDIPIFDTGLSSFSFNQLFRENRFTGADRLGDANQMTAALTTRFIDDGSGSELFTASIGQIYYFSDREVTLNYNRLTGEPSTTEKYANRLNNSSSSIAAQVSSRFSRNWYTSYSLLYNPYESGTTDEARYRLQYKSDKNHLANIDYSYRAKDYEQIELSTYWKIAPQWQALAHWYYSLYDFDTTRLNFATGQTPADARSGYLLDSKLGIEYDSCCYALRLVVGRDQKNYYADANNYVMLQVQFKGLGSLTQSLAGRGHRLEQDIPGFEPWKN, encoded by the coding sequence TTGTTATCTTCGACCGCTATTGCGGATGTTTATCAGTCCAATGGCTGGCAATGTCAGCCATTGGCTGACGGCAAGTGGAATTGCGCGGTTGCGGATGGGCCATTGGCTCCCCAGCTAGACTCCATTAGCGGCAAACGCATCATCCCCCAGCCCGTAGCGGCTGTAGTGATCGCCAAGCCGTCTTTTCCCGAGCCTGATTTTTCTGATCCCAATGTTGGCCCTACAGGGGGTGGCACTGTTGTTCAACCACGTCTCAAGGCCATTTCGGGTGCAGCCTCCGGCCTTTGGTCGAGCTGTGCAGTCAAACCTTTAGCAGAATACGACCGTAAGAGCATGGCAGCTCAGGCTGATGAAAGTACCAATGTTGAAGCCGATGACGCACAATCACCTGATAGTGAGCAAATCAATTTCAGCGGCAATGTCGTTATTACCAAAAACATTCAAAAACTGACTTCTGACCAGGCAACCTACAATAAAACCTCTGGAATGTTTAATGCTGAAGGTAATGTCATTATTACCGAGCCCAATATGGTGCTAAGAGGTGATACTGCTCGCTATCAAACTGATGACCGCAAAGGCCGGGTGGATAATGCTATCTACGAATTACCCGCACGCCCTGCACAGGGTATAGCCGATAATATTCGCTTCAAACCTGGGGAAATTGACTTAGAAAACCCCACCTATTCCACTTGTCCTGTCGGTGATCAAGACTGGGTGATTAGTGCCGATGAAATGAAATTGTATACCGAAGAAGGCTATGGTGTGGCTAGGGGTGCAGTTATGCGCTTTAAGGGCTTTCCCATTGCTTATACACCCTATATCAGCTTTCCCCTTAATGACGATAGAAAAAGTGGTTTCTTAATGCCAACGGTTGGTAACTCAGACACCAATGGCGTGGAAATAGCCACACCCTATTACTTTAATATTGCCCCGGATCAAGATGCCACCATCACCCCACGCTTGCTCTCTGATCGTGGCCTGATGCTTGGCGGTGAATATCGCTACCTAAGCGATAATCAATCGGGCGAAGTCTATGCTGAATGGCTGAATGATCGCAGCTATGACGACAAACGTGATGCTGTCGATGTGGCTTTACGCGAAGGTCCCATCAATGCAACTGGCAAGGTCGTGCCTAAGGATATTTCCAAAAACCGTGGTGCATTTAGCTTACAACAACGGGCAAACTGGCAAAATGGCTGGTCTGGTAATGTGGATTACAACTACGTCAGCGATCGTTATTATCTCGATGACTTTGGTAATAACCTAAGAGATAAGAGTCAAACCCATCTCCTACGAGAAGGCTCACTCAACTATAATGGCAGTATTTTTGACTTTACTGCTCGCGCTCAGGGGTACCAGGAACTACAAGCCAATCGACATACCTATAGCCGCTTGCCGCAATTATTGCTCTCAGGTGACGATAGCTTCACGCCCTTTGGCATTGATTTAGACGCTGGCTTTACGTCTGAATTCGTCATGTTTGCGCAAAACTGGGAAGATACTGTTTATGACCAAAATGATGATATTGAACGCGTTGAAGGCAGTCGCTTACATATCAAGCCCAGCTTGAGTGTCCCGTTTAAAAATAGTTACGCTTACCTCACCCCCAAAGTCAGCCTGGACATGGTAACTTATAACCTAGACAACGAAGACCAGGATGTTAGGTACGGCGGTAGCGTGTCCAACCCTAATGGCACCATTTTAACCGATGATAGTCCATCACGCGTTGAACCTATCGTGAGTATTGATAGTGGTTTATTCTTTGACCGCAACCTGACTTTATTTGATACCTCATTGCAACAAACATTAGAGCCTCGATTATTTTATCTCTATGTGCCTGAAGATAATCAAAGTGACATTCCAATCTTCGATACCGGCTTATCCAGTTTCAGCTTTAATCAGCTCTTCCGTGAAAATCGCTTCACAGGTGCCGATCGCTTAGGTGATGCCAACCAAATGACTGCGGCATTGACCACACGCTTTATTGATGATGGTAGTGGCTCTGAACTGTTCACTGCTTCTATTGGCCAGATATATTATTTTAGTGATAGAGAAGTTACCCTAAATTATAATAGGCTAACAGGTGAGCCATCAACCACAGAAAAATATGCCAACCGCTTAAACAATTCCAGTTCCAGTATTGCAGCACAAGTGAGCAGCCGCTTTTCTCGCAATTGGTATACCTCTTATTCACTGCTTTATAATCCCTATGAAAGTGGTACAACCGATGAAGCACGCTATCGTCTGCAATATAAGTCAGATAAAAATCATTTAGCCAATATTGACTACTCCTATCGTGCCAAAGATTATGAGCAAATTGAACTGTCTACCTATTGGAAAATAGCCCCTCAGTGGCAAGCATTGGCCCATTGGTATTATTCGCTCTATGATTTTGATACGACCAGACTCAATTTCGCCACCGGACAAACACCAGCAGATGCCCGTAGCGGCTACCTACTAGACTCCAAACTCGGTATCGAATACGACAGTTGCTGTTATGCGCTACGCCTTGTTGTTGGTCGTGATCAGAAGAACTATTATGCCGATGCCAATAATTACGTCATGCTACAAGTGCAATTTAAAGGACTGGGTTCTTTGACCCAATCATTGGCTGGAAGAGGACATCGCTTAGAACAAGATATTCCCGGCTTTGAGCCCTGGAAAAACTAA